A region of Nostoc sp. 'Peltigera membranacea cyanobiont' N6 DNA encodes the following proteins:
- a CDS encoding aromatic ring-hydroxylating oxygenase subunit alpha gives MQIFNNWNVIAKGWYIACSSHEIPKRTAKSVDLCGHKIAIFRGENGQVRALDAYCPHLGTDLGIGKVDGNWIRCKFHHWAFDETGICQNIPCQSEIPTQAKLQAYATEEKYGFIWIYPDTKAPEKVADFDELNTKEIVTQADIAFERSCHHHICMMNGIDAQHLKTIHHLDIKMDLSLHRSDLGTQIDFTMRGKFPRTTFREQLGQKFLGSTYQYSMRYAHGCIGLLTIMKDVRLFPPLYMIYAYTPIAPGRTRIQPIYVTEKRKGIVGYLLNQFLLFCTRLAYYMLRDEDGKIYDNIRFNPKLLLSIDRPLAQYIEYVNQLKPSRWSKNRDI, from the coding sequence ATGCAAATCTTCAATAATTGGAATGTAATTGCTAAGGGTTGGTATATTGCCTGTTCTAGTCATGAAATACCAAAAAGAACAGCAAAATCTGTAGACTTGTGTGGCCATAAAATTGCCATTTTTAGAGGTGAAAATGGGCAAGTGCGGGCTTTGGATGCTTACTGCCCTCATTTGGGTACAGATTTAGGGATTGGAAAGGTTGATGGTAATTGGATTCGTTGTAAATTTCATCATTGGGCATTTGATGAAACAGGTATTTGTCAAAATATACCCTGTCAATCAGAAATTCCTACTCAAGCTAAATTACAAGCTTATGCAACAGAGGAAAAATATGGATTTATCTGGATTTATCCAGATACTAAAGCACCAGAGAAAGTGGCTGATTTTGATGAGCTAAATACTAAAGAAATTGTTACCCAAGCTGATATTGCTTTTGAAAGAAGTTGCCATCATCATATTTGTATGATGAATGGAATTGATGCTCAACATTTAAAAACAATTCATCATTTAGATATCAAAATGGATCTGTCACTACATCGTAGCGACTTAGGCACGCAAATTGACTTTACAATGCGGGGAAAATTTCCTCGAACTACCTTTAGAGAACAATTAGGTCAAAAATTTCTTGGTTCTACATATCAATATTCAATGCGTTATGCTCATGGTTGCATTGGTTTATTAACAATAATGAAAGATGTCCGGCTTTTTCCCCCACTATATATGATATATGCTTATACTCCAATTGCCCCTGGAAGAACCAGAATTCAACCGATTTATGTAACTGAAAAACGTAAAGGTATTGTGGGATATCTGCTAAATCAGTTTTTGCTATTCTGTACTCGCTTGGCTTACTATATGCTCCGAGATGAAGATGGCAAGATTTACGACAATATTCGCTTTAATCCAAAGTTGCTCCTTAGTATCGATCGGCCATTAGCTCAATATATAGAGTATGTAAACCAGCTAAAACCGTCTCGATGGTCAAAAAATAGAGATATATAG
- a CDS encoding HD domain-containing protein, with product MSSNTLEKLNLTTRFESALVYATRLHANQVRKCSNIPYISHLLSVAALVLEDGGSEDEAIAALLHDAIEDQGGAKTREEIRQKFGEKVVNIVDGCTESEVIPKPPWKERKQEYIERMHYASPEVRRVSQADKLHNARSILADWYRDKEAVWNKFKGGKEGTLWYYRSLLAVYQGNQSSFLSNELERVIILLEQVTQE from the coding sequence ATGAGTTCAAACACCTTAGAAAAACTCAATTTAACTACCCGCTTTGAGTCAGCCTTAGTCTATGCAACTCGTCTTCATGCTAACCAAGTGAGAAAATGCAGTAACATTCCTTATATTAGTCACCTGTTAAGTGTAGCAGCACTAGTTTTAGAAGATGGTGGCTCAGAAGATGAAGCGATCGCGGCTTTACTTCATGATGCTATAGAAGACCAAGGCGGTGCAAAAACTCGTGAAGAAATTCGTCAAAAATTTGGAGAAAAAGTAGTCAATATTGTTGATGGGTGTACTGAATCAGAAGTTATCCCCAAACCCCCTTGGAAAGAACGCAAACAAGAATATATAGAGCGAATGCACTATGCTTCCCCTGAAGTCAGGCGAGTTTCGCAAGCCGATAAATTGCACAATGCCCGTTCAATTTTAGCTGATTGGTATCGAGACAAAGAAGCTGTTTGGAATAAATTCAAAGGTGGTAAGGAAGGAACACTCTGGTACTATCGTAGTTTATTAGCCGTGTATCAAGGAAATCAGTCAAGTTTTCTGAGTAATGAATTAGAGAGAGTAATTATACTTTTAGAGCAAGTTACTCAAGAATAA